A region from the Ichthyobacterium seriolicida genome encodes:
- a CDS encoding T9SS type B sorting domain-containing protein: MKQIYRVLRLLFLSSLCFIISTSFYFSRNSSSVIAINEPQIIKFEIIDANGKVITKICDIDQGRLNNYSIQITYTGDFSGIEELIVKSARVTDTSVVPNFDTTGSIDVKKIVTISNANIGFEGSTVYKQPINFPRLVVGKHKMKIGEPHGSGFKPGGVTKEYKDVFEIIKNLDQPSIAEGTAVAGTRANEKELYVAPNEKATLTSSEKEQRHERTIAYEWYKDGQKIENSDNRSISVGAGKYQVLHKTVRSETSDIDCDSSKSYPVTVKEYSVEIGVDIGDCNTGIKLTANVDKILRGYTATYQWTKNGTDVSGQTNQEYTITGTDKNDTAQFSVKVRITKTSDGTVVCEKVEPKEPFDFSKPTIEIKTSSKENRLCKPNPFIEDTPSITISATDLTEAKNELQTGAASQIENVKWFKDDTQIAGKTVVPLEVTEPGKYRLELDIGDQHCIGLKSQEIEILEPLDLKVSSKLKNNYLCGGSNALSVSFDGEAFASAEESAFSWYKMDAPAPAVPAADPGGALVHAGKTFTPTEIGRYYVTTELLGPDGCVTYSDPIDIVEMPNPAIEPANPEIICGKPLRLEAKATVTEEVDYVWEKIGPDSSSNAVNREILSSTSSLVVGGDTGLGSGTYMVSIVTKDGCSKEAEVRVTSGRRTFPAITLTSSRIATCAESDILYSKITYATTLRATADSHLGGGEYRWYRNKVEIPNENTERLELEEFRSGEYEVSYVDGTCSSDLSNRVEVRPKSLEALISATYSGFLCEAEKQVTITGNPMIGEGDGTYQWYKDNELIPGATSSTYKTGELGKYHYVFDHKTAKCKIKSKYLEVQESDMGVYDPVRYLKRGEYTSFVAYGGKEHVWNTGARSYSIKTDPVYEDGEYIVDITSEYGCKKRVVCKVIVDNGLTNILTNQDSWSIPEEYRKDNITIYIYDRIGRLIYEKRNYDNSWSFEGKNGGTYYYILRITKDGKITDINGYITVLR, from the coding sequence ATGAAACAGATTTATAGAGTGCTGCGCTTATTATTTCTTAGTAGTCTTTGCTTTATAATTAGCACTTCTTTCTATTTTTCTCGAAATAGTTCTAGCGTTATTGCTATTAATGAACCTCAAATCATAAAATTTGAAATAATAGATGCTAATGGAAAGGTTATAACTAAAATATGTGATATAGATCAAGGAAGACTTAATAATTATTCTATTCAAATAACATATACAGGAGACTTTTCAGGCATTGAAGAATTAATTGTTAAAAGTGCTAGGGTTACTGATACAAGTGTAGTACCGAATTTCGATACAACAGGTAGTATAGATGTCAAAAAAATAGTTACCATATCAAATGCCAATATAGGATTTGAGGGAAGTACTGTTTACAAACAGCCTATAAATTTTCCAAGATTAGTTGTAGGCAAGCACAAGATGAAAATTGGAGAGCCACATGGGTCAGGCTTTAAACCTGGTGGTGTAACAAAGGAATACAAAGATGTATTTGAAATTATCAAAAATCTAGACCAGCCTTCTATAGCAGAAGGAACAGCAGTAGCAGGAACAAGAGCAAATGAAAAGGAGCTTTATGTTGCTCCTAATGAGAAGGCCACTTTGACATCCTCAGAAAAAGAGCAAAGACATGAACGGACTATAGCATACGAATGGTATAAAGACGGGCAAAAGATAGAAAATAGCGACAATAGATCTATTTCGGTAGGAGCAGGAAAGTATCAAGTGCTCCATAAGACAGTTAGATCTGAAACCTCAGATATTGATTGTGACTCTTCAAAATCTTATCCAGTAACAGTAAAAGAGTACTCTGTAGAGATTGGAGTAGATATTGGAGATTGTAATACTGGGATAAAATTAACTGCTAATGTTGATAAGATCCTAAGAGGATATACAGCTACATATCAGTGGACAAAAAATGGCACAGATGTCAGTGGCCAAACTAATCAAGAATATACAATAACTGGTACTGATAAAAATGATACAGCTCAATTTTCTGTAAAGGTAAGAATAACTAAAACTTCTGATGGCACTGTAGTTTGTGAAAAAGTAGAACCTAAAGAACCTTTTGATTTTTCAAAGCCAACTATTGAGATAAAGACCAGTTCTAAAGAAAACAGGTTGTGTAAACCTAATCCTTTTATTGAAGATACACCTAGTATTACAATTTCTGCTACCGACTTAACAGAAGCTAAAAATGAATTACAAACAGGGGCAGCATCACAAATTGAAAATGTAAAATGGTTTAAAGATGACACCCAAATTGCTGGCAAAACAGTAGTCCCACTAGAAGTGACTGAACCTGGAAAATATAGGCTAGAATTAGATATAGGGGATCAACATTGTATAGGTCTAAAAAGCCAAGAGATAGAGATATTAGAGCCTTTAGATTTAAAGGTTAGTTCAAAGTTAAAAAACAACTATTTATGCGGAGGAAGTAATGCTCTAAGTGTGAGCTTTGATGGAGAGGCTTTTGCTTCAGCTGAGGAAAGTGCTTTTTCATGGTATAAAATGGATGCGCCTGCTCCTGCCGTTCCTGCCGCTGATCCTGGCGGAGCTCTTGTGCATGCAGGCAAGACTTTTACACCTACAGAAATAGGCAGATATTACGTTACAACCGAATTGCTAGGCCCTGATGGCTGTGTAACATATAGTGACCCTATAGATATAGTAGAAATGCCAAATCCTGCTATAGAACCAGCTAATCCTGAGATAATATGTGGCAAGCCTCTTAGATTAGAAGCAAAGGCTACAGTAACAGAAGAAGTAGATTATGTATGGGAAAAAATAGGTCCTGATAGTTCTTCTAATGCTGTTAATAGAGAAATTTTAAGCTCTACTAGCTCCTTAGTAGTAGGAGGGGATACAGGTTTAGGCTCTGGAACCTATATGGTAAGTATAGTTACTAAAGACGGCTGTAGTAAAGAGGCCGAAGTAAGAGTCACTAGTGGAAGAAGAACATTTCCAGCAATAACATTAACGTCATCAAGAATAGCAACATGTGCAGAGTCAGATATATTGTATTCTAAAATAACTTATGCTACAACTCTGAGGGCTACTGCTGATAGTCATCTTGGAGGAGGAGAATACAGATGGTATAGAAATAAAGTTGAGATACCTAATGAGAACACAGAAAGACTTGAATTAGAAGAATTCCGCTCTGGAGAATATGAAGTGTCATATGTAGATGGAACCTGTAGTTCGGATCTGTCTAATCGTGTTGAGGTTAGGCCTAAAAGTTTAGAAGCTCTTATCTCAGCCACCTATTCTGGTTTCTTGTGTGAGGCGGAAAAACAAGTTACCATAACGGGAAATCCAATGATAGGAGAAGGAGATGGAACATATCAATGGTATAAAGACAATGAGCTTATTCCTGGAGCGACTAGTAGTACATATAAAACGGGTGAACTCGGAAAATACCATTATGTATTTGATCACAAAACAGCCAAATGTAAGATAAAGAGTAAATATCTAGAAGTACAAGAATCGGATATGGGAGTATATGATCCAGTGAGATATTTAAAGAGAGGAGAATACACATCTTTTGTGGCTTATGGGGGGAAAGAGCACGTTTGGAATACAGGTGCAAGATCATATAGTATCAAAACCGATCCTGTATATGAGGACGGAGAATACATAGTAGATATCACTTCTGAATATGGCTGTAAAAAGAGAGTTGTGTGTAAGGTAATAGTAGACAACGGATTAACTAATATACTAACCAATCAAGATAGTTGGAGCATTCCTGAGGAATACAGAAAAGATAATATAACTATTTACATCTACGATAGGATAGGTCGCTTGATTTACGAAAAAAGGAACTACGACAATAGTTGGTCTTTTGAAGGGAAAAACGGAGGTACCTATTATTACATTCTTAGAATAACAAAGGATGGCAAGATCACAGATATAAATGGCTATATAACAGTTCTTAGATAA
- a CDS encoding DUF5018 domain-containing protein, whose product MFKKKYLVKSIIFSFVLLSAIIFSCDKKKIIQDDLNICIESFSLLNSENTDKKLGSDITCDIDIDNHTISLKVPNGAILEGLKFSIKTCEGSSISPASGQEVNFEVVEESATDEVSEESAKKPSTQRYKKTFIVTAKDGKTQEYTVYITKEAAPKLTEFKISADAAKGIKTEISAVITDDTDTATGKILLKIPYKGAITLTGLTPVINVPEGCTIDPADGSEISEDINVKEFTLTKTDTGSQRVYTVEVVKGPYIESFKFAATSSSGSSTNAGISTEVTGVIDHIVGTISVIVPNGVTLSSLTPTITVGENTKAEYIPSAQTNFSSNVEYTVTSSNPSAADFTKVYTVSVTQNAEPAISEFKFLNSNNGSKNLVGDITGEINGSDIIVKVPYNAELNGLTPTITASSALADTQVYSGDAGQAAIAATDFSNSHAAAVKYSAVGPAGGRKVYSVKVYKEPKINTFKFTSSVNSSAGFPTSPTEYDGSISGDDITILVANTVKVTNLKASITGDNINTTNPINITFTSTSDTSPYSATIEVQNEHLSSYTKTYTVTLTKEAAPKLTEFKISADTTKGIQSEVTGDITDDDSNSASTGTIKLKFDHKVSNRNTDIDLTGLTYTNEPIAGCTLTPGTPLASNSIAGQTFILTKDATGSKRVYAVTAVKGPFIKSFKFGTGNTGISSDISAASIDHNTGAITITVPATVNKDLSSGTDNKVSLTPTIELGGDTPTIVSPNTGVSTEFTSGTAVSYTVTGADGMTKTYQVTVTRTKSNLAQITKFTIDSTNGDITHPDTGNGDKGRIVVPVANPPTGTKTPTIEKSDYATVSPSTAQNFTYENPVTYTLTAEDTSTQKIYEVYIHDSTKTIASSDSLKLANSSSAEITPTSKDINETTRVITITVPASTTNLNNLTLTLTGASSGLSIEPTDPQDFSGEKEVKYILKESSDVKGHYWVKVVKGTN is encoded by the coding sequence ATGTTTAAAAAAAAATATCTTGTAAAGAGTATTATTTTCTCTTTTGTATTGTTGTCGGCTATTATTTTCTCCTGTGATAAAAAGAAAATTATACAAGACGATTTAAATATATGTATAGAATCTTTTTCTCTACTTAATTCTGAAAATACTGATAAAAAATTAGGTTCTGATATAACCTGTGATATAGATATTGACAATCATACTATATCATTGAAAGTTCCTAATGGAGCTATTTTAGAAGGGCTAAAGTTCAGTATAAAAACTTGTGAAGGGTCTAGCATATCTCCTGCTAGTGGACAAGAAGTTAATTTTGAAGTTGTAGAAGAATCTGCTACTGATGAGGTTTCTGAGGAATCTGCCAAAAAGCCATCTACTCAACGTTATAAAAAAACATTTATTGTTACAGCTAAAGATGGAAAGACTCAAGAATATACTGTATATATAACTAAAGAAGCGGCGCCAAAGTTGACTGAGTTTAAAATATCAGCTGATGCTGCTAAAGGAATAAAAACAGAGATATCTGCTGTCATAACTGATGACACTGATACTGCAACAGGCAAAATATTATTAAAAATTCCTTACAAAGGAGCTATTACTCTAACAGGATTAACACCTGTTATCAATGTTCCTGAAGGTTGTACTATAGATCCAGCTGACGGATCAGAAATATCTGAAGATATTAATGTTAAAGAGTTCACTTTAACAAAAACTGATACGGGTTCTCAAAGGGTTTACACTGTAGAGGTAGTTAAAGGGCCTTATATTGAGTCATTTAAGTTTGCTGCTACTTCTTCCAGCGGAAGTTCTACTAATGCAGGTATAAGTACTGAAGTAACAGGGGTAATCGATCACATTGTTGGCACTATATCTGTAATAGTTCCTAATGGTGTCACTTTATCTAGTTTAACTCCTACAATTACAGTGGGGGAGAACACTAAAGCTGAATATATCCCTTCTGCTCAGACAAATTTTAGTTCTAATGTTGAATATACAGTAACATCTTCTAATCCTTCAGCTGCTGATTTTACTAAAGTATATACAGTTTCTGTAACTCAAAACGCTGAACCTGCTATATCTGAGTTTAAGTTTTTGAATAGCAATAATGGTAGTAAAAATCTTGTAGGTGATATTACAGGTGAGATTAATGGCAGCGATATAATTGTTAAAGTTCCTTATAACGCAGAGTTAAATGGATTAACTCCAACTATTACAGCTTCTTCTGCTTTGGCTGACACTCAAGTATACAGTGGAGATGCTGGACAAGCCGCTATTGCTGCTACTGACTTTAGTAATTCTCATGCAGCAGCTGTGAAATACAGTGCAGTGGGTCCTGCTGGAGGAAGAAAGGTATATTCTGTAAAAGTTTATAAAGAGCCAAAAATAAATACGTTTAAGTTTACTAGTAGTGTTAATTCATCAGCTGGGTTTCCTACTAGTCCAACTGAATATGATGGCTCAATTTCAGGCGACGATATAACTATTTTAGTTGCTAATACAGTTAAGGTAACAAATTTAAAAGCTTCTATTACTGGGGATAATATTAATACTACTAATCCTATAAATATAACTTTTACCTCTACTAGTGATACTTCTCCTTATTCTGCAACTATTGAAGTTCAGAATGAACATTTATCATCTTATACTAAAACATACACTGTAACTCTAACTAAAGAAGCAGCTCCAAAATTGACAGAGTTTAAAATATCAGCTGATACTACTAAGGGTATTCAAAGTGAAGTAACTGGTGATATAACTGATGATGATTCTAATTCTGCTTCTACTGGAACAATAAAATTGAAGTTTGATCATAAAGTTTCTAATCGTAATACTGATATTGATTTGACAGGATTAACGTATACTAATGAACCTATTGCAGGATGCACTTTAACTCCTGGTACTCCTTTAGCTAGTAACAGTATTGCTGGTCAAACATTTATTTTAACTAAAGATGCTACGGGGTCCAAAAGAGTTTATGCTGTAACAGCAGTTAAAGGACCGTTTATTAAGTCTTTTAAATTTGGTACTGGCAATACTGGCATAAGTTCTGATATAAGTGCAGCAAGTATTGATCATAATACTGGAGCCATAACTATAACAGTTCCTGCTACGGTTAATAAGGATTTATCATCTGGTACTGATAATAAGGTAAGTCTAACCCCTACAATTGAGTTGGGAGGAGATACTCCTACTATTGTTTCTCCTAATACTGGAGTTTCTACGGAGTTTACTAGCGGCACCGCTGTTTCGTATACAGTAACAGGTGCAGATGGAATGACAAAAACTTATCAAGTTACAGTAACTAGAACAAAATCAAATCTAGCGCAGATTACAAAATTTACAATTGATAGCACGAATGGTGATATTACACACCCTGATACTGGTAATGGTGATAAAGGTAGAATAGTTGTGCCTGTAGCTAACCCTCCAACAGGAACAAAAACTCCTACTATAGAAAAATCAGATTATGCTACTGTAAGTCCAAGTACAGCTCAAAATTTTACTTATGAAAATCCTGTTACATATACTCTAACAGCTGAGGATACTAGTACACAAAAAATATATGAAGTTTATATACATGATTCTACTAAAACTATAGCTAGTAGTGATAGTTTAAAACTTGCAAATAGCAGTAGTGCCGAGATTACTCCAACTTCTAAGGATATTAATGAAACTACCAGGGTTATAACTATTACTGTGCCTGCTAGCACTACCAATCTTAATAATTTAACACTTACTTTGACTGGTGCTTCTTCTGGGCTTAGCATAGAGCCTACTGATCCTCAAGATTTTTCTGGTGAAAAAGAAGTAAAATATATTCTTAAGGAGAGTAGTGATGTAAAGGGGCATTATTGGGTTAAGGTGGTTAAAGGAACCAATTAG
- a CDS encoding DUF3575 domain-containing protein — protein MKKKLLLFVLAFTVVNLSVNAQSTDEDRKTDAKNVIKLGFGKSALLMSRTVMDYEHAAGILPISFERVITGNLSVELGGNIGMKFLTQKENETLEKSKAKIDANLIFGAGIALKYYFYGDAPTGVYLSPFFDFSNVDFKTKIQNIAASKTQATIYDAGLNIGYQFIIAGNISLDITAGIMHKHSTTESELTPPAALAAAIAANETTATVTKTTKTAKQIEPSVSLSLGYSF, from the coding sequence ATGAAAAAAAAACTTTTATTATTTGTGTTAGCCTTTACAGTTGTTAACTTATCTGTGAACGCACAATCAACCGACGAGGACAGAAAAACAGATGCCAAGAATGTTATTAAATTAGGTTTTGGCAAATCAGCATTGTTAATGTCTAGGACTGTTATGGATTACGAGCATGCTGCTGGAATTTTGCCTATTAGTTTCGAGAGAGTTATAACTGGCAATTTATCTGTTGAGCTAGGAGGTAATATTGGAATGAAATTTTTAACTCAGAAGGAAAATGAAACGTTAGAAAAAAGTAAAGCGAAAATCGATGCTAATTTAATTTTTGGAGCAGGCATCGCTTTGAAATACTATTTTTATGGTGATGCTCCTACAGGAGTTTATTTATCTCCTTTCTTCGATTTTTCCAACGTTGATTTTAAAACAAAAATTCAAAATATTGCAGCTTCAAAAACTCAAGCAACTATTTATGATGCTGGTTTGAATATAGGTTATCAATTTATTATAGCTGGTAACATTTCTTTGGATATCACAGCTGGAATCATGCATAAACATAGCACCACTGAATCAGAGCTTACGCCTCCTGCAGCGTTAGCGGCAGCGATAGCAGCCAATGAGACAACAGCTACTGTTACCAAAACAACCAAAACTGCTAAACAAATTGAACCATCTGTTTCATTATCCTTGGGTTATTCTTTTTAA
- a CDS encoding replication-associated recombination protein A: MNSPLYERVRPKNIEDYIGQQHLVGKKGMLTFNIERGIIPSLILWGNSGTGKTTLAKIIANSSGNPFYTISAINSGVKDIRDIIDKSKKRDFASSKNSILFIDEIHRFSKSQQDSLLNAIEKGYIILIGATTENPSFEVIPPLLSRCHVYTLNPLDDNELIAVLNRAIEKDAIISKKKIHLKEINALLRISGGDARRLLNTFELIVDNQNEITITDELVLNKVQSNITYDKNGANHYDIISAFIKSIRGGDPNAAVYWLARMIEGGEDVKFIARRLIILASEDIGNSNPTALILANNTFQSVSVVGLPESRIILSQCVIYLSNSVKSNSSYTAIEKAQRLVRETGNLPVPLHLRNSPTEIMKNLKYGKGYKYSHDYENNFINQEFFPEEISKTQLYNPGDNQRENQTREVLKNRWKKYKY, encoded by the coding sequence ATGAATAGTCCCTTATACGAAAGAGTTCGTCCAAAAAACATAGAAGATTACATAGGTCAACAACACCTAGTTGGAAAAAAAGGAATGCTGACTTTTAACATAGAAAGAGGTATTATACCTTCGCTAATATTATGGGGGAACTCTGGAACTGGAAAAACTACATTAGCTAAAATAATTGCAAACTCATCTGGGAATCCCTTTTATACAATAAGTGCTATCAATTCTGGAGTTAAAGATATTAGAGATATTATTGATAAATCAAAAAAAAGAGATTTCGCATCCTCAAAGAACAGTATCCTTTTTATAGATGAAATCCACAGATTTAGCAAATCTCAACAAGACTCTCTCTTGAACGCCATAGAAAAAGGATATATAATATTAATTGGAGCTACTACAGAGAATCCTAGTTTTGAAGTTATCCCACCTTTACTATCTCGCTGTCATGTATACACCCTTAATCCTCTTGATGACAATGAATTAATAGCTGTATTAAATAGGGCTATAGAAAAAGATGCAATAATTTCTAAAAAGAAAATTCACCTAAAAGAGATAAACGCTCTTTTGAGAATATCTGGAGGAGATGCCCGAAGGCTTCTAAACACTTTTGAATTAATTGTCGATAACCAAAATGAGATAACCATTACAGATGAATTAGTTTTAAATAAAGTTCAGAGCAATATTACTTATGATAAAAATGGCGCAAATCATTACGATATAATTTCAGCATTTATAAAATCTATTCGTGGAGGCGATCCTAATGCTGCTGTATATTGGCTAGCTAGAATGATCGAAGGAGGAGAAGACGTAAAATTTATAGCTAGAAGGTTGATAATTTTAGCCTCAGAAGATATAGGAAATTCTAATCCTACAGCTCTCATATTAGCCAATAATACTTTTCAATCTGTGTCTGTTGTTGGCTTGCCAGAATCTAGGATAATATTGAGTCAATGTGTTATTTATTTATCGAATTCTGTAAAGAGTAATTCATCATATACAGCTATTGAAAAGGCTCAAAGATTAGTCAGGGAAACTGGGAATCTTCCCGTTCCATTACATTTGAGAAATAGTCCCACTGAGATTATGAAAAACTTGAAATATGGAAAAGGGTATAAATATTCCCATGACTACGAGAACAATTTTATAAATCAGGAATTTTTTCCAGAAGAAATCTCTAAAACGCAATTGTACAACCCTGGCGATAATCAAAGAGAAAACCAAACTAGAGAAGTGTTAAAAAATAGATGGAAAAAATATAAATACTAA
- a CDS encoding hemin-degrading factor — protein sequence MDDITIKPNLKERWETFRNLNPNKRIKDAAQELGVSELELLVTECGNSVIRLQPKFKEILMEIKSLGKVMALTRNEYCVHEVKGEYKNPIFKDDNLGLFLGEIDLRFFLNHWHSVFSVHDNMKGKDLYSFQFFSSTGKALHKIYLMPESNIDNYHNLVNKFKDENQEDYEIVTKVEKNPKNDLDDPKIDLEQFHREWKEMQDTHEFMSICRKHKLNKIQAFNLAPSEHYAKKIPNSAVVEVIQEVASKSIPVMIFVTNPGNIQIYTGEIEKTSFHNEWFNVLDSDFNLHLNADKISQAWVVRRPSGKDGEVSALEVFDEDENLIVQLFGKRKEGSPELQSWKELLMKYTK from the coding sequence ATGGACGATATCACTATAAAGCCCAATTTAAAAGAAAGATGGGAGACATTTAGAAATCTTAATCCAAATAAGAGAATTAAAGATGCTGCCCAAGAGCTAGGAGTTAGCGAATTAGAACTATTAGTTACTGAGTGTGGAAACTCTGTAATTAGATTACAGCCTAAATTCAAGGAAATATTAATGGAAATTAAATCCTTAGGAAAGGTAATGGCATTAACTCGTAATGAGTATTGTGTACATGAGGTAAAAGGGGAATACAAAAATCCTATATTCAAAGATGATAACTTGGGTTTATTTTTAGGTGAAATAGATCTTAGATTTTTTTTGAATCATTGGCATAGTGTTTTTTCTGTGCATGATAATATGAAAGGGAAGGATTTATATAGTTTTCAATTTTTTTCTAGTACTGGCAAAGCCCTCCACAAAATATACTTGATGCCAGAGAGTAATATTGATAACTATCACAATTTGGTGAATAAATTTAAAGATGAAAATCAAGAGGATTATGAAATAGTCACTAAGGTCGAGAAAAATCCTAAAAATGATTTAGATGATCCTAAAATAGACCTAGAACAATTCCATAGAGAATGGAAAGAGATGCAAGACACACATGAATTCATGTCTATTTGTAGAAAGCATAAATTAAATAAAATACAAGCTTTCAATTTGGCGCCGAGTGAACATTATGCCAAAAAAATTCCTAATTCTGCAGTTGTTGAAGTAATACAAGAAGTCGCTTCTAAAAGTATACCTGTTATGATTTTTGTAACCAACCCAGGGAATATACAAATCTATACTGGAGAAATAGAAAAGACTTCTTTTCATAATGAGTGGTTTAATGTACTTGATTCTGATTTCAATTTACATCTAAATGCAGATAAAATATCTCAAGCTTGGGTAGTTAGGAGGCCATCTGGAAAAGATGGAGAAGTATCAGCTTTAGAAGTTTTTGATGAAGACGAAAATCTAATAGTTCAATTATTTGGTAAGCGAAAAGAAGGAAGTCCAGAATTACAATCTTGGAAAGAACTATTAATGAAATATACTAAATAG
- a CDS encoding TonB-dependent receptor — protein sequence MKKFKLILLLLISFKTFAQNDNTDGDSSQGVVNLESVIISANKKDEQLSNVTVPVTLITSDEIERSGEVQLINVLRATTGINISSGHVEGNGVQLQGLSPKYTLILVDGAPILGNSISFSPDLSSLIGTDNIKQIEIIKGPTSSIYGSEAMAGVINIITKSISKNKLSASLRYGRFNTINVNVQGHYHSDNKWGIFTDINFFKTANYVANPEMNGKESPFDNYGLLNKFSYEITPKLKANINSRLNIKHQDYILNIKIIYQDIKGISSLYTTTY from the coding sequence ATGAAAAAATTTAAACTGATATTACTCTTACTTATAAGTTTTAAAACCTTTGCTCAAAACGACAATACTGACGGGGATTCCTCCCAAGGCGTTGTAAATTTGGAAAGTGTAATTATTTCTGCAAATAAAAAAGATGAACAATTAAGTAATGTTACTGTGCCTGTTACATTGATAACTAGTGATGAAATAGAGAGGTCAGGAGAGGTGCAACTCATAAATGTATTAAGAGCTACCACAGGGATAAATATTTCATCTGGTCACGTAGAAGGCAATGGAGTTCAATTACAAGGGCTATCTCCTAAGTATACGTTAATACTAGTAGATGGAGCGCCTATTTTAGGTAATAGTATTTCTTTCAGTCCAGATCTATCTAGCCTTATAGGTACAGACAACATAAAACAAATAGAAATAATAAAAGGTCCTACATCTAGCATATACGGATCAGAAGCTATGGCTGGGGTGATAAATATAATCACAAAATCTATATCAAAAAATAAACTATCTGCATCTTTGAGATATGGTAGATTCAACACAATCAATGTAAATGTACAAGGTCACTACCACAGCGATAATAAATGGGGAATATTCACAGATATTAATTTTTTCAAAACAGCTAATTATGTAGCGAACCCTGAAATGAATGGAAAAGAATCTCCATTTGATAATTATGGACTTTTGAATAAGTTTTCATACGAGATTACACCAAAATTAAAGGCTAATATAAATTCTAGATTAAATATTAAACATCAAGATTATATATTAAACATCAAGATTATATATCAAGATATAAAAGGCATATCCAGCCTATATACTACAACCTATTAG
- a CDS encoding TonB-dependent receptor plug domain-containing protein gives MTEGLSAKLNINSNIYGYNDKQGPSVKSPKGHAEKFMHGSFEGELSFSYELNNTDHIISGIGYNNQKIIESDEELKDIPDFSNGFVYGQYSTNLFERLNLVLGARLNNHKSYGMQFNPKASFKLDITDQISVKASIGRGFRSPNIKQLYENSMAPWHAFIGVAKLERVIEGFISQGRIYRSALDKEYGEIIKYKGKLKPEHSIGINAELSYRPTNSISLQLEVFRTDLSNMIDATRIGSLNPSPNIISYTNTGEIFTEGVIFNSNYNLNDNITISGGYQYLTAKSKKDLERLRKKEILSKKTPSEEGTVVKEEKYGGLKGRAKHSGNAKIFIRDIMYGISANIVMLYTGKMGMTPRTNFNNIIDDEKEYSKPFTLVNAGISKTFLEGKLKLLLDVDNVFDYTQYTDSYTMTYIPGIIYNVTLKYELL, from the coding sequence ATTACAGAAGGATTATCTGCCAAATTAAATATAAATTCAAATATTTATGGTTATAACGACAAGCAAGGTCCATCGGTTAAATCACCTAAAGGACATGCAGAAAAATTTATGCACGGATCTTTTGAAGGAGAGCTTTCATTCAGTTATGAACTAAATAATACTGATCATATTATTTCTGGAATAGGATATAACAATCAAAAAATTATAGAATCAGATGAAGAATTGAAAGATATCCCTGATTTTAGCAATGGTTTTGTATACGGACAATACAGCACAAATCTATTTGAAAGATTAAATCTGGTATTAGGCGCTAGACTGAATAATCATAAAAGTTATGGTATGCAGTTTAATCCAAAAGCTTCGTTTAAATTGGACATCACAGATCAGATTAGTGTAAAAGCCTCCATAGGTAGGGGCTTTAGAAGCCCAAACATAAAACAATTATACGAAAATTCAATGGCTCCTTGGCATGCATTCATAGGAGTTGCAAAATTAGAAAGAGTGATAGAAGGGTTTATTTCCCAAGGTAGAATATACAGATCTGCTCTTGACAAAGAATATGGTGAGATAATAAAGTACAAAGGGAAATTAAAACCGGAACATTCAATAGGAATAAACGCTGAATTGAGTTATAGACCTACAAATTCAATATCTCTACAATTAGAAGTATTTAGAACAGATCTATCTAATATGATAGATGCTACTAGAATTGGTTCTTTAAACCCAAGTCCGAATATAATAAGCTATACAAATACAGGTGAAATATTTACTGAGGGAGTTATATTTAACTCAAATTATAATTTAAACGATAATATAACAATATCGGGTGGTTATCAATACTTGACAGCCAAGAGTAAGAAAGATTTGGAAAGGTTAAGAAAAAAAGAAATCTTGTCGAAAAAAACACCTTCTGAAGAAGGAACCGTAGTAAAAGAAGAAAAATACGGAGGATTAAAAGGAAGAGCTAAACACAGTGGAAATGCTAAGATTTTTATAAGAGACATCATGTATGGAATATCTGCTAATATAGTAATGCTATATACTGGAAAAATGGGAATGACTCCACGTACTAATTTCAATAATATAATAGATGATGAAAAAGAGTATTCAAAACCGTTTACTTTGGTAAACGCAGGAATTTCTAAAACATTTCTAGAAGGTAAATTAAAACTTCTGTTAGATGTAGATAATGTATTCGATTACACGCAATATACAGATAGTTATACTATGACTTATATTCCTGGAATAATTTACAATGTAACGTTGAAATACGAATTACTTTAA